From Amphiprion ocellaris isolate individual 3 ecotype Okinawa chromosome 2, ASM2253959v1, whole genome shotgun sequence, a single genomic window includes:
- the rabggta gene encoding geranylgeranyl transferase type-2 subunit alpha gives MHGRVKIKTTAQQEEEKRKEREKKLKIYVAARDACFSKRSEGVWDDEALQLTQQLLSSNPDFATLWNYRREILMHLETVKDEDEVQKIYEAELLFLESCLKVNPKSYGSWHHRGWVSARLPRPDWARELSLCDRCLSLDDRNFHCWDYRRMVVKISGVPVDQELAFTDRLIGSNFSNYSSWHYRSTLLPLLHPESPEPPSPCREPPQTSPPPSPQTHSHRVCEEQLLKEYELVQNAFFTDPNDQSAWFYYRWLLGRAEREEMISCVYVSRDEERVAVAFSRPVNAQSVGLLLVLDGQPQRVEWRSVHPRFKHSPVWICDLPPGTINDISNEHNLTVHWTEKHTHRDCALYTGRTESWCRDSATDQELFRSELSVEKTSVLQSELQSVNQLQELEPLNKWCLLTIILLMRALDPLGYEKETLAHFQTLKEVDAMRSAYYSDLCSKFMIENTILKMEYAEVRVFSISDKNLTTLCHLDQLLLVTHINLSSNQLQQLPPQFAMLQCLEVLEADNNSIENLEGVYHLPKLEEVLLKNNKISTLADLQPLASCPKLKRLDLRGNPVAQTPNVESELAELLPSVTDLLL, from the exons atg CATGGTCGAGTGAAGATTAAGACTACAGCccagcaggaagaggagaaaaggaaGGAGCGTGAGAAGAAGTTGAAGATATATGTTGCTGCACGCGATGCCTGTTTTTCTAAG AGGAGTGAGGGTGTTTGGGATGACGAAGCTCTCCAGCTGACCCAGCAGCTCCTGTCCTCCAATCCTGACTTTGCAACCCTCTGGAACTACAGAAGAGAAATCCTCATGCACCTGGAGACTGTGAA AGACGAGGATGAAGTGCAAAAGATTTACGAGGCCGAGCTGTTGTTTCTGGAGTCTTGCCTGAAGGTGAACCCAAAGTCTTACGGCAGCTGGCACCACCGAGGTTGGGTCTCAGCCCGCTTGCCTCGACCGGACTGGGCCAGAGAGCTCAGCCTGTGCGACCGCTGCTTGAGCTTGGACGACCGCAACT TCCATTGCTGGGATTATCGCCGGATGGTTGTAAAGATTTCTGGTGTGCCTGTGGATCAGGAGTTGGCGTTTACTGATCGCCTTATTGGCTCCAACTTTTCCAACTACTCCAGCTGGCACTACCGCAGCACCCTACTGCCTCTGCTCCACCCAGAGTCACCTGAGCCACCCTCACCCTGCCGTGAGCCTCCCCAGACTTCCCCTCCGCCATCTCCTCAAACCCACTCCCATCGTGTCTGTGAAGAGCAGCTACTCAAAG AATATGAGCTTGTACAAAATGCTTTCTTCACTGATCCCAACGACCAGAGCGCTTGGTTCTACTATCGCTGGTTATTAGGCAGAG CGGAGCGTGAAGAGATGATAAGCTGTGTGTATGTCAGTCGGGATGAGGAGAGAGTGGCTGTTGCTTTCTCCAGGCCTGTCAAT GCGCAGTCGGTCGGCCTGCTGCTGGTCCTCGACGGTCAGCCCCAGAGAGTGGAATGGAGGAGTGTCCACCCTCGCTTCAAACACAGCCCTGTCTGG ATCTGCGATCTCCCTCCTGGAACAATTAACGACATCTCCAATGAGCACAATCTGACTGTGCACTGGACggaaaaacacactcacaggGACTGTGCTCTGTACACAG GTCGAACTGAGAGCTGGTGTCGGGACTCTGCCACCGATCAGGAACTTTTCAG GAGTGAGCTGTCAGTGGAGAAAACCTCAGTTTTACAGTCGGAGCTACAATCAGTCAACCAGCTACAAGAACTGGAGCCACTCAATAAAT GGTGCTTGCTGACCATCATCCTCCTGATGAGGGCACTAGACCCTCTGGGGTATGAAAAGGAGACACTTGCTCATTTCCAAACACTCAAA GAAGTGGATGCCATGCGCTCTGCATATTACAGTGACTTGTGCAGCAAGTTTATGATTGAAAACACCATCCTGAAAATGGAGTACGCTGAAGTGCGCGTCTTCAGTATTTCTGACAAG AACCTGACCACTTTATGCCACCTGGACCAGCTGTTATTGGTTACCCATATCAACCTGTCCTCtaatcagctgcagcagctgcctccTCAGTTTGCTATGTTGCAGTGCCTGGAG GTCTTGGAAGCAGATAACAACTCAATAGAAAACCTGGAGGGAGTGTACCACCTTCCCAAACTGGAAGAAGTCCTGTTGAAGAATAACA AAATCTCTACGCTGGCAGATCTTCAGCCTCTGGCCTCCTGCCCCAAGCTGAAGCGCCTTGATCTCCGTGGCAACCCTGTCGCTCAGACGCCCAACGTGGAGTCGGAGTTGGCCGAGCTGCTGCCCTCAGTCACAGACCTCCTGCTCTGA
- the LOC111569605 gene encoding protein-glutamine gamma-glutamyltransferase K-like, which produces MPVETRSIRDRSAVGRFPSVTLGFGDDTEDENEKTEEDDVKKENACCRWLRKVCPCCCPQPNDSDLTDTVVTGIDDPDKDDGTNDEKPGTGDNELDELLLKVQSIDLMKSKSGVNRMEHHTNLYQSDNFIIRRGQNFQMWITLSRPFDPSTDELHLDLKTGSLPAVSKGTHVIVPLVQELQGDRWEAAVVKQDDKRIKLSVNSLPTAVIGRYQLTVETNGANGQVVSTHDPANDIYMLFNPWCEDDSVFMDSEEERQEYVLNDIGRIYYGTQDQIGVRTWNYGQFDDGILAACLFVLEKSGTPASGWGDPVSVVRIISAMINSPDDRGVLEGNWSGDYSLGTAPTMWSGSVEILNEYQKNNGTPVKYGQCWVFAGVFTSVLRCLGIPGRTVTNFSSAHDTDVSLTTDVYLDENLEPIEHLNADSIWNFHVWSDCWMARPDLPPGNGGWQAVDATPQETSQGSFRCGPASLTAVRNGQVFLKHDCPFVFAEVNSDKIYWQRNVDGTFSQIYSEKKVVGHLISTKAVGSDERNDITHLYKHPEGSAEERIAVETACSYGSKAEAYSSPTAEDISVEVLMDGEGPQMGGDAELTIVLRNSSSEKRNVTLHSRVSVMYYTGVHKSMVRKDETDVEVLPNEEKTFEWILEYKDYKNQLIDQAALMLTLLGRVKETQQVLATQFSFRLRTPNLIIKPIGKAVVGEKMAVEISFTNPLPQVLKAVVFHVEGLGLLPARKISYGDIGSHASVSLTEHFVPTLPGLRKLLASLDCKQLTQVHGVSNINVEDKSNAA; this is translated from the exons ATGCCTGTGGAGACGCGATCAATAAGAGACAGATCGGCGGTAGGACGATTTCCATCTGTCACGCTTGGATTTGGGGACGACACAgaggatgaaaatgaaaaaacagaggaGGACGATGTTAAAAAAGAGAATGCATGTTGCCGGTGGCTGCGTAAAGTCTGCCCCTGCTGCTGTCCACAACCAAATGACAGTGACCTGACTGATACTGTGGTCACAGGGATCGATGATCCGGATAAGGACGATGGGACAAACGACGAGAAGCCTGGGACTGGTGACAACGAGCTTGATG AACTCCTTCTGAAAGTGCAATCAATAGACCTGATGAAAAGCAAATCAGGAGTGAACCGCATGGAGCATCACACAAATCTCTACCAAAGTGACAACTTCATTATCCGTAGAGGCCAGAATTTCCAGATGTGGATAACCCTGTCTCGACCTTTTGACCCCAGCACTGATGAGCTTCATCTTGATCTTAAAACAG GGTCGCTGCCAGCTGTGTCAAAGGGAACCCATGTTATTGTCCCTTTGGTGCAGGAGCTGCAGGGCGATCGCTGGGAGGCTGCTGTGGTGAAGCAGGACGACAAAAGGATAAAGCTGTCGGTGAACTCTTTACCCACCGCGGTTATTGGTCGATATCAACTCACAGTGGAAACAAATGGTGCAAATGGCCAGGTTGTTTCCACACACGATCCTGCTAATGACATCTACATGTTGTTCAACCCCTGGTGTGAAG ATGACTCCGTGTTCATGGACTCTGAAGAGGAAAGACAGGAGTACGTCCTAAATGATATCGGAAGAATCTACTACGGTACCCAGGACCAGATTGGAGTGAGAACATGGAACTACGGACAG TTTGATGATGGGATTCTTGCCGCCTGCCTCTTTGTCCTGGAAAAGAGCGGAACTCCAGCATCTGGTTGGGGAGACCCAGTTAGTGTGGTGCGAATCATCTCAGCCATG ATAAACTCCCCTGATGACCGCGGTGTCCTGGAGGGAAACTGGTCAGGAGACTATTCGCTTGGAACTGCCCCAACAATGTGGAGTGGAAGTGTGGAAATCCTGAATGAATACCAGAAAAATAATGGCACCCCAGTTAAATATGGCCAGTGCTGGGTCTTTGCTGGGGTCTTTACTTCGG TTTTACGATGTTTAGGAATCCCCGGTCGAACTGTGACCAACTTCAGCTCAGCTCACGACACAGACGTCTCCTTGACGACAGATGTATACCTGGATGAAAACCTGGAGCCCATCGAGCACCTCAACGCAGACTCTATCTG GAACTTCCATGTGTGGAGCGACTGCTGGATGGCTCGTCCAGACTTGCCTCCTGGTAACGGAGGCTGGCAGGCTGTCGATGCTACGCCTCAGGAAACCAGTCAGGGAAGCTTCCGCTGTGGTCCTGCTTCCCTCACCGCTGTCCGCAATGGTCAGGTCTTCCTCAAGCACGactgtccttttgtgtttgctGAG GTGAACAGCGATAAAATCTACTGGCAGAGAAATGTAGATGGAACCTTCAGTCAGATCTATAGCGAGAAAAAGGTTGTGGGACACTTGATCAGTACCAAGGCTGTCGGCTCTGACGAACGCAATGATATTACGCACCTCTACAAACATCCTGAAG GCTCAGCAGAGGAACGCATTGCTGTGGAGACAGCATGTAGCTATGGCTCCAAAGCAGAGGCCTATTCATCTCCAACTGCAGAAGACATCTCTGTGGAAGTGCTCATGGATGGTGAAGGCCCTCAAATGGGAGGGGATGCAGAACTGACCATTGTGTTGCGAAACAGCAGCTCGGAAAAACGCAATGTCACCCTGCACAGCCGGGTGTCAGTCATGTACTACACCGGAGTCCATAAATCCATGGTCAGAAAGGACGAGACAGATGTGGAAGTGCTGCCGAATGAGG AGAAGACCTTTGAGTGGATCCTAGAGTACAAAGACTACAAGAACCAGCTGATAGATCAGGCTGCTCTGATGCTGACACTGTTGGGTAGAGTCAAAGAAACACAGCAAGTTCTGGCCACTCAGTTCAGTTTCCGACTCAGGACCCCAAACCTTATTATAAAG CCAATCGGTAAAGCCGTAGTAGGGGAGAAGATGGCAGTAGAGATTTCATTTACTAACCCTCTACCCCAGGTGCTGAAGGCAGTGGTATTCCACGTGGAAGGACTAGGCCTTCTACCTGCTCGAAAAATTAGTTATGG AGATATTGGCAGCCATGCCTCCGTGTCTCTCACTGAACACTTCGTGCCCACCCTTCCTGGACTGAGGAAATTATTGGCTTCGTTGGACTGCAAGCAGCTCACACAAGTTCACGGTGTGAGCAACATCAACGTGGAGGACAAAAGTAACGCCGCTTAG